Proteins found in one Calditrichota bacterium genomic segment:
- a CDS encoding propionyl-CoA carboxylase: MAKVILERIGSTISNFMGVEDFNKNLKENENLNERYLKAREEIRAGWGKTYVERVHRKGKLTTWERIEALKDEGSKVFPIGTFVNYGIEFFDGKTNRTSPAAGVITAFVKIEGRYTVVIANDNTVASGAWWPLTPEKIERAQEIALRLRIPVVYLIDCSGLFLPEQAKTFPGKTGAGYIFKMNALLSAQQVPQIAGVFGDCIAGGGYMPIISDVVYMTEQAYMVIAGAALVKGGKSQKITSLDIGGPDIHVHLSNCADFRVPDDRAALKKIRSEIAKLPTPANDYYRYGQEPAPPHFSSDEIPGILPPDHRVTYDMRQIIARILDHSLFWELFPHKGKEIICGVGRINGNYVGIIANNAFLTDHPVHRSTRRPGGILYRDGIAKMTSFVRACNDDGIPLIWLQDVAGFDIGLEAEKMGLLGYGSDLLYSISTSTNPVITVLLRKASGAGYYAMNGRPYEPIVQFSTPLTRLAVMEGRTLAIGAYRTKLDDDFNIIFTNKEEYEAIKRGMEGVEQRITKDMDPILSARQLDTDEIILLHELRPYLETMIDMSYQSIGYRRVKNPRIWSMHDIKALY; this comes from the coding sequence ATGGCAAAAGTGATCTTGGAGCGAATTGGTTCGACCATTTCTAATTTTATGGGAGTTGAGGATTTCAACAAGAATCTGAAAGAGAATGAAAATCTCAATGAGAGATATTTAAAGGCGAGGGAGGAAATTCGCGCTGGTTGGGGGAAAACCTATGTGGAGCGAGTTCACAGAAAAGGCAAGTTAACCACGTGGGAGCGCATCGAAGCTTTGAAAGATGAGGGCAGCAAAGTTTTCCCCATCGGCACTTTTGTCAACTATGGCATTGAATTTTTTGACGGAAAGACAAATCGCACCTCGCCCGCGGCAGGTGTAATCACCGCATTCGTGAAAATTGAAGGCAGATACACGGTTGTGATTGCCAATGATAACACAGTTGCTTCCGGCGCCTGGTGGCCTTTGACGCCGGAGAAAATTGAACGGGCGCAGGAAATAGCACTGCGGCTGCGGATACCCGTGGTCTATTTGATCGATTGCAGCGGGCTCTTTTTGCCGGAACAGGCGAAAACATTCCCCGGGAAAACCGGTGCCGGGTATATTTTCAAAATGAATGCTTTGCTCAGCGCCCAGCAAGTACCGCAAATTGCCGGTGTTTTCGGAGATTGCATTGCCGGCGGCGGATACATGCCAATCATCAGCGATGTGGTTTACATGACTGAACAAGCCTACATGGTGATCGCCGGTGCCGCATTGGTAAAGGGGGGCAAAAGTCAAAAAATCACGTCGCTGGACATCGGCGGCCCGGATATCCATGTGCATCTTTCCAATTGCGCGGATTTTCGCGTGCCCGATGATCGGGCAGCATTGAAAAAAATTCGTTCTGAAATTGCAAAGTTGCCGACTCCGGCGAATGACTATTATCGCTACGGACAGGAACCAGCGCCTCCTCATTTTTCATCAGATGAAATTCCTGGAATTTTGCCTCCTGACCATCGCGTGACCTATGACATGCGTCAGATCATTGCCCGTATTCTGGATCATAGCTTGTTCTGGGAGCTTTTCCCTCATAAAGGGAAGGAAATCATCTGCGGCGTCGGCAGAATCAATGGAAATTATGTGGGAATTATTGCTAACAACGCTTTTCTCACGGATCACCCGGTGCATCGCAGTACACGCCGTCCCGGCGGAATTCTCTATCGCGACGGCATCGCTAAAATGACCAGCTTCGTGCGCGCCTGTAACGACGATGGAATCCCGCTTATCTGGCTGCAGGACGTGGCGGGATTTGACATCGGACTCGAAGCGGAAAAAATGGGATTGTTGGGTTACGGTTCCGATCTTTTGTATTCCATTTCCACTTCCACTAATCCAGTGATTACCGTGCTGCTGCGCAAAGCTTCTGGCGCTGGCTACTATGCAATGAACGGCAGACCCTACGAGCCGATTGTACAATTTTCCACGCCGTTGACGAGGCTGGCTGTAATGGAAGGCAGAACTCTGGCGATTGGTGCTTATCGCACGAAATTGGACGATGATTTTAATATTATTTTTACGAATAAGGAAGAATACGAAGCAATTAAGCGAGGGATGGAAGGAGTTGAGCAGCGAATCACGAAAGATATGGATCCAATTTTATCGGCGCGACAGTTGGATACAGACGAAATTATTCTGCTTCACGAATTGCGGCCTTATTTGGAAACGATGATTGACATGAGCTATCAAAGTATTGGCTATCGTCGCGTGAAAAATCCGCGCATCTGGTCGATGCATGATATTAAAGCACTTTATTGA
- a CDS encoding acetyl-CoA carboxylase, biotin carboxyl carrier protein: MPREKTFVTGGAMIGKLTVLNTSFFIYLPENVSGIVSYSESPDRIVNVGYRDELFRLTAEQTEIVRQISGAEKIESNDEFAENGFVVRAFTTGIFYRRPSPDAAPYVEEGQQIEKGKVLGLIEVMKTFNHIIFQGTENSNSGVVKKILVQDGQEVKLDQPLFVIS; encoded by the coding sequence ATGCCGCGAGAAAAAACTTTTGTCACCGGCGGCGCAATGATCGGCAAACTGACTGTATTGAATACGAGTTTTTTTATCTATTTGCCGGAAAATGTGAGTGGAATTGTGAGTTACAGCGAATCTCCGGATCGAATTGTCAACGTCGGCTATCGCGATGAACTATTTCGACTGACAGCGGAACAGACGGAGATCGTCCGGCAGATTTCGGGCGCTGAAAAAATTGAGAGCAATGATGAATTTGCAGAAAACGGTTTTGTGGTGCGCGCATTTACCACGGGTATTTTTTATCGTAGACCTTCTCCTGACGCCGCGCCTTATGTGGAAGAAGGTCAGCAAATTGAAAAAGGAAAAGTTCTGGGCTTAATTGAAGTAATGAAGACGTTCAATCACATCATTTTTCAAGGCACGGAAAATTCAAATAGTGGAGTAGTCAAAAAAATTCTGGTCCAGGACGGCCAGGAGGTGAAGTTAGATCAGCCGTTGTTTGTTATTAGTTAG
- a CDS encoding Zn-ribbon domain-containing OB-fold protein: MHIPRFWREIPRRYRMEAEKCVQCGHIAFPGRLICPECGSRQFEKITLSGKGKLETFTIIRVAPTGFGDQVPYAVGIVELDEGVRLMAQITDCDPNHLKTGDRLIAKFRRINEEGKTGGIMYGYKFVPDVGV; the protein is encoded by the coding sequence ATGCATATACCACGATTTTGGCGGGAAATACCGCGACGTTATCGAATGGAAGCAGAAAAATGTGTACAATGCGGTCATATTGCATTCCCGGGACGATTGATCTGTCCGGAGTGCGGCAGCCGGCAATTTGAAAAAATAACTCTTTCCGGAAAAGGAAAATTGGAAACATTCACAATTATTCGTGTAGCTCCTACTGGTTTTGGCGATCAGGTGCCTTATGCAGTTGGAATTGTCGAGTTGGACGAAGGCGTCCGGCTCATGGCACAAATCACCGATTGCGATCCGAATCACCTGAAAACAGGAGACCGACTGATTGCCAAATTCCGTCGCATCAACGAGGAGGGAAAAACCGGGGGGATTATGTACGGATACAAATTTGTGCCGGATGTGGGGGTGTGA
- a CDS encoding T9SS type A sorting domain-containing protein has protein sequence MKSSKLMKAIIFWIFILSLPAFSQNSKVILNQLKKEYQKLDEIFSQMKFSNSQIHKKFLSHTKFNIDSLKNVLRKQGVENRDIVFCINSIDLDDNFELLDFNLHDWSEDTYRVTARLRCKTKIYTDFVKLTYQFYKDNVLVGADYTFVDFVTYGYSGMSPYQTSFLTDYAEKYDFDNILFFISYYEEDGSDDIYWDQLMKLTNVVINKEDNLNHWIGTVENRSNYSFTFPKIFAAIFKNDKMVELDYTYLDLLYAPSDSIKIFSVTAYPTEAEQVSIKNYSNKELQDRFLPHTTATFDSYINLPDEYDRIKYYLNYALYSLEGSGNIPPNFPVFTDTAYSTVERTNFSPSIFLLDHEGDYLNVELNWGDNSAINWSNPILSNSVISFDHSYTESDVYYIIAKAKDDSGGVTEWNDSIKVSISPIENLSIIQKQLKNGEFKKSYDDTIEVMGGIPPYKWQIIDGNLPNGVILNYNTGRIYGSPFESGKYDFIVKVIDNGVPTDADSAEFSLEIFNNPPAIVSSDSISVYEHQQMTYTIRAIDPDSNVIFFNFKNFPSWTEIKNDSSLYGIPPEGAIDTSFLAIASDGELSDSINVNVIVIPVNDPPKITNIEDFSFLNTETYKINLDTCATDPDNTIESLDWIVISADSNLIIDTNNHIVQFSASNWSGTAKVKFVVEDSLEGKDSLSVNVTVNYPSQILLQKDNLPDTYFLGKIYPNPFNSTLSISFGLPEPTNVAIGIYNVIGERVAQLVNGKNYAGYYKINWNANDRPSGIYIIIMKTKKYVKSQKCLLIK, from the coding sequence ATGAAATCGAGTAAATTGATGAAAGCTATTATTTTTTGGATATTTATTCTCTCTTTACCGGCTTTCTCACAAAATTCAAAAGTTATTCTGAACCAATTAAAAAAGGAATATCAAAAACTCGATGAAATTTTTTCTCAAATGAAATTTTCAAATTCACAGATCCACAAGAAATTTCTTTCTCATACAAAATTTAATATTGATAGTTTAAAAAATGTGTTAAGAAAACAAGGAGTTGAAAACAGAGATATAGTATTCTGTATAAATTCAATTGATTTAGACGATAATTTTGAATTGCTTGATTTTAATTTACATGATTGGAGTGAAGATACATATCGAGTTACAGCGAGATTGAGATGCAAAACAAAAATATATACAGATTTTGTAAAGCTAACATATCAATTTTATAAAGATAACGTACTTGTTGGCGCGGATTACACTTTTGTTGATTTTGTAACGTATGGATATTCTGGAATGTCACCTTATCAAACTTCATTTCTAACTGATTATGCTGAAAAATATGATTTTGATAATATTTTATTTTTTATATCTTATTATGAGGAGGATGGTTCAGATGATATATATTGGGATCAACTTATGAAATTAACCAATGTGGTGATTAATAAAGAAGATAACCTAAATCATTGGATTGGAACAGTGGAGAATCGCTCAAATTATTCATTTACTTTCCCTAAAATTTTTGCAGCAATTTTTAAAAATGATAAAATGGTAGAACTGGATTATACATATTTGGATTTACTTTATGCTCCATCTGATTCCATAAAAATTTTCTCGGTTACTGCTTACCCAACTGAAGCAGAACAAGTTTCTATTAAAAATTATTCAAATAAAGAACTACAAGATAGATTTCTACCTCACACAACAGCAACATTTGACTCTTACATAAATTTACCAGATGAATATGATAGAATAAAATATTACCTTAATTACGCCTTATACTCATTAGAAGGATCAGGAAATATCCCTCCAAATTTCCCCGTTTTTACGGATACTGCATATTCCACAGTGGAACGTACCAATTTTTCTCCGTCGATATTTTTGCTCGATCATGAGGGAGATTACTTAAATGTGGAATTAAATTGGGGTGATAATTCAGCAATCAATTGGTCTAACCCAATATTGTCAAATTCTGTAATATCATTTGATCACTCCTATACGGAATCTGACGTGTACTACATTATCGCTAAAGCAAAAGATGACTCTGGCGGCGTAACAGAATGGAACGATAGCATTAAAGTTAGTATTTCCCCGATTGAAAATTTATCAATAATTCAAAAGCAACTTAAAAATGGAGAATTCAAAAAAAGTTATGATGACACTATAGAAGTCATGGGTGGCATTCCCCCTTACAAGTGGCAGATTATTGATGGCAATTTGCCAAATGGTGTAATTTTGAATTATAATACTGGAAGAATTTATGGTTCTCCTTTTGAATCAGGGAAATACGATTTTATTGTTAAGGTTATTGATAATGGAGTGCCAACAGATGCTGACTCTGCTGAATTTTCATTAGAAATTTTTAATAATCCCCCAGCTATTGTTTCTTCAGATTCTATATCCGTTTATGAGCATCAGCAGATGACTTATACAATCAGAGCGATTGATCCTGATTCAAATGTCATTTTTTTCAACTTTAAGAATTTCCCAAGTTGGACAGAAATTAAAAATGACAGCAGTCTATATGGAATACCACCGGAAGGAGCAATTGACACCTCATTTCTCGCGATTGCCTCTGACGGAGAACTTAGCGATTCCATAAATGTTAATGTAATTGTTATTCCTGTAAATGATCCGCCCAAAATAACCAATATTGAAGATTTTAGTTTTCTAAATACTGAAACTTACAAGATTAATTTAGATACTTGTGCTACAGATCCAGATAATACCATTGAGTCTTTAGACTGGATTGTTATTTCAGCAGACTCAAATTTAATTATAGACACTAACAACCATATTGTCCAATTTAGTGCATCAAATTGGTCTGGAACGGCAAAAGTAAAGTTTGTTGTTGAAGATTCCCTTGAAGGTAAAGATAGTTTGTCTGTCAATGTGACCGTCAATTACCCTTCTCAAATTTTATTACAAAAGGATAATCTCCCTGATACATATTTTCTTGGAAAAATTTATCCCAATCCGTTTAATTCAACTTTGTCAATATCTTTCGGTTTACCAGAGCCTACCAATGTTGCAATTGGCATCTACAATGTGATTGGTGAAAGAGTCGCTCAATTGGTGAATGGAAAAAATTATGCGGGCTATTACAAGATTAACTGGAATGCTAATGATAGACCTTCAGGAATATATATCATAATAATGAAAACCAAAAAATATGTTAAGAGTCAAAAGTGTCTTTTGATAAAGTAG
- the accC gene encoding acetyl-CoA carboxylase biotin carboxylase subunit, producing the protein MPTNQKLFKRILIANRGEVALRIIKACQESGIETVAVYSEADENSPHLEQADFTVCIGPGPSNQSYLNKEAILQAAINSECQAVHPGFGFMAEDALFAYMCEQNKLSFIGPSANSIRLMGNKSVAKVTMKNAGLPTIPGSDGNVKAVNDALTVAEKIGYPVLLKATAGGGGKGIRPCKNEAELKNLFAQASMEAEKAFGDPALYLEKLIQHGRHIEFQILADSYGNAIHLGERECSVQRKNQKLIEESPSPAVDDNLRKKMGGIICDAVAKIGYTNAGTIEFLMDENKNLYFMEMNTRLQVEHPVTEMITGFDIVKEQIKIAANYPLSLTQDDVNFSGHAIECRINAEDPQNNFLPSPGRITEFEIPQNEGPGKIRVDTHVRTGYEIPTYYDSMICKIIAWGETRQNAIETMINALKKSSIKGIKTTIPLHLEILSHPDFISGNYHTAWLMNTFFNEEK; encoded by the coding sequence ATGCCGACAAACCAAAAATTATTCAAACGAATTCTCATCGCCAACCGCGGCGAAGTGGCGCTGCGAATCATTAAGGCCTGTCAGGAATCGGGGATTGAAACTGTTGCTGTTTACTCTGAAGCAGACGAGAATTCTCCCCATTTAGAGCAGGCGGATTTTACTGTTTGTATTGGACCTGGTCCCAGCAATCAGAGTTATTTGAACAAAGAGGCAATCTTGCAGGCGGCGATAAATTCCGAGTGTCAGGCCGTCCATCCGGGGTTTGGCTTCATGGCTGAAGATGCTCTTTTTGCCTATATGTGCGAACAGAACAAACTCAGTTTTATAGGCCCTTCGGCAAATTCCATTCGATTGATGGGGAATAAATCTGTCGCAAAAGTGACAATGAAAAATGCCGGCTTGCCAACCATCCCCGGTAGTGACGGAAATGTAAAAGCTGTGAACGATGCGCTAACTGTCGCGGAAAAAATTGGCTATCCTGTGCTATTGAAAGCAACTGCCGGCGGCGGAGGCAAAGGTATTCGCCCCTGCAAAAATGAGGCGGAGCTGAAAAATCTGTTCGCGCAAGCGAGTATGGAGGCAGAAAAAGCCTTCGGCGATCCGGCGCTGTATCTGGAAAAATTGATTCAGCACGGCAGGCATATCGAATTTCAAATTTTAGCTGACTCTTACGGAAACGCCATCCATTTGGGAGAACGCGAGTGTTCTGTTCAACGAAAAAATCAAAAACTCATCGAAGAATCGCCTTCTCCGGCTGTGGATGACAATTTGCGAAAGAAAATGGGGGGGATCATCTGCGATGCTGTGGCAAAAATCGGTTATACTAATGCAGGGACAATTGAGTTTTTAATGGATGAAAATAAAAATCTCTATTTTATGGAAATGAATACCCGCTTGCAGGTGGAGCACCCGGTAACAGAGATGATCACCGGATTTGATATTGTGAAAGAGCAAATAAAAATTGCCGCGAATTATCCGCTTTCTTTGACGCAAGACGATGTAAATTTTTCGGGTCACGCCATCGAGTGCCGCATCAATGCTGAAGATCCGCAGAATAATTTTTTACCATCGCCGGGCCGGATTACTGAATTTGAAATTCCCCAAAACGAGGGTCCGGGAAAAATTCGTGTGGACACACACGTTCGCACAGGATATGAGATTCCCACTTATTATGATTCCATGATTTGCAAAATAATTGCCTGGGGAGAAACGCGCCAGAATGCAATCGAAACTATGATCAATGCATTGAAAAAATCTTCGATCAAGGGGATTAAAACTACCATTCCTTTGCATCTGGAGATTTTGTCGCATCCGGATTTTATCAGCGGAAATTATCACACGGCATGGTTAATGAATACGTTTTTTAACGAGGAAAAATAA
- a CDS encoding thiolase domain-containing protein, whose protein sequence is MREVAVIGVGMIKWGELWEKSIRDLCVEAALNCLDDAGVDRFDAITVGTMSSGLFVGQEHLSAMVADYLGNKHAGAMRVESACSSGGQAVRSAFLEVASGMADYVLAIGVEKMTDVDGEEATYALATAADQEWEVFHGVTFPGLYAMMARLHMERYGTTREQLAEVAVKNHHNGSLNPNAQFPFEVTREHVMSSTMVADPLRLFDCSPITDGAAAVLLAPLEEAKKLKKHAPVVISGVGNATDTIALAQRKDLLKLEAVNLSIERALKMASLKIEDVDFAEVHDCFTIAELMIMESMGIVKEGESGPAVMDGMTALDGKFPINPSGGLKAKGHPVGATGVAQICEVVTQLRGEAGKRQIKNARIGMTQNMGGSGASSVSHILEVK, encoded by the coding sequence ATGCGAGAAGTTGCAGTTATCGGAGTTGGCATGATAAAATGGGGCGAACTCTGGGAAAAATCAATCAGAGATTTATGTGTCGAAGCGGCGTTAAATTGTTTGGACGACGCTGGCGTGGATCGCTTTGATGCGATCACCGTGGGGACCATGTCCAGCGGATTGTTCGTGGGACAGGAACACCTTTCCGCGATGGTGGCAGATTATCTTGGAAATAAACACGCCGGAGCAATGCGCGTGGAGTCAGCATGTTCGTCCGGTGGACAGGCAGTGCGAAGTGCGTTTTTGGAAGTGGCGTCGGGCATGGCAGACTATGTGTTGGCGATCGGCGTAGAAAAAATGACAGATGTCGATGGCGAGGAAGCGACTTATGCTCTGGCGACCGCAGCAGATCAGGAATGGGAAGTGTTTCACGGCGTGACTTTTCCCGGACTTTATGCGATGATGGCGCGTCTCCACATGGAACGTTATGGTACGACGCGGGAGCAGCTCGCAGAAGTCGCTGTAAAAAATCATCACAACGGCAGTTTGAATCCCAATGCGCAATTTCCGTTCGAAGTTACCCGCGAGCACGTGATGTCTTCGACAATGGTAGCGGACCCGCTGCGGTTGTTTGACTGTTCACCTATTACCGACGGTGCGGCTGCTGTTTTGCTGGCTCCGTTGGAAGAAGCGAAAAAACTGAAAAAGCATGCTCCCGTGGTCATTTCCGGCGTTGGAAATGCAACGGATACTATCGCACTGGCGCAACGGAAAGACTTGCTCAAATTAGAAGCAGTTAACCTTTCCATCGAACGCGCGCTAAAAATGGCAAGTCTGAAAATTGAAGATGTTGATTTTGCCGAAGTGCACGATTGTTTTACAATCGCCGAGTTGATGATTATGGAGTCTATGGGAATTGTGAAAGAAGGAGAGAGCGGCCCGGCGGTGATGGATGGCATGACTGCTCTTGACGGAAAATTTCCCATCAATCCATCCGGTGGGCTAAAGGCAAAAGGCCATCCGGTAGGCGCGACTGGTGTGGCGCAGATTTGCGAAGTGGTTACGCAATTGCGCGGTGAAGCCGGAAAACGGCAAATCAAAAACGCGCGTATCGGAATGACACAAAACATGGGAGGCTCAGGCGCCAGTTCTGTTTCACATATTTTGGAGGTGAAATAA
- a CDS encoding metallophosphoesterase family protein, translating into MKFNKKFASILLISFFASITFAQEKQPPLEPYLQFVVEPYLQQSTQTTMTIMWETNLLSNSIVEYGQEIPLQNRKQNDNLKTIHEMTLTELAPETKYFYRVISQDKKGDFIASKLFTFQTAVKEKSAFSFVVFGDSRTYPETFQRIAERVFAERPNFVIHVGDVVTNGTKKEQWVREYLQPASIFMSRFSTYVAIGNHERNAHWFYDYSSYPDPENYYSFRYGNADFFIVDTNEDLKPDSEQMKWLKYGLAHSKAKWKFVAHHHPPYSSDSNDYGDTFNGTISPLGDLKVRKALVPLYEKYGVDIVWVGHIHNYERTFPIRNGKVADGKKGVIYIQTGGGGAELEPYAPTRSWFTAKLLKNWQYCLVTIHGNSLRMMAYDIDGKMYDFLEIKK; encoded by the coding sequence ATGAAATTTAATAAAAAATTCGCATCCATTTTACTAATTTCTTTCTTTGCTTCTATTACTTTCGCCCAGGAAAAACAACCTCCGTTAGAGCCCTATTTGCAATTTGTCGTCGAACCTTATTTGCAGCAATCCACGCAAACGACAATGACCATCATGTGGGAAACAAATTTATTGTCAAATTCGATCGTGGAATACGGGCAGGAAATTCCTTTACAAAACAGGAAACAAAACGACAATCTAAAAACCATCCACGAAATGACTCTGACCGAACTTGCGCCGGAGACGAAATATTTTTACCGGGTAATTTCTCAAGACAAAAAAGGCGATTTCATTGCCAGCAAACTTTTCACTTTTCAGACTGCCGTGAAAGAAAAGTCTGCTTTCTCTTTTGTCGTATTTGGCGATTCACGGACTTACCCGGAGACATTCCAGCGCATTGCCGAGCGCGTTTTTGCTGAAAGACCCAATTTCGTGATTCATGTCGGAGACGTCGTTACTAACGGCACTAAAAAAGAACAGTGGGTTCGCGAGTACTTGCAGCCAGCATCTATTTTCATGAGTCGTTTTTCAACCTATGTGGCCATCGGAAATCACGAACGAAACGCCCACTGGTTTTATGATTACTCCAGCTATCCTGACCCGGAAAATTACTATTCCTTCCGATACGGCAACGCGGACTTTTTCATCGTGGACACCAATGAAGACCTGAAGCCGGACAGTGAGCAGATGAAATGGTTAAAATACGGATTGGCACATTCCAAAGCCAAATGGAAATTCGTCGCGCACCATCATCCGCCCTATTCTTCAGATTCCAACGATTACGGTGATACGTTCAACGGGACAATTTCTCCTCTGGGTGATTTGAAAGTGAGGAAAGCGCTGGTGCCGCTCTACGAAAAATACGGCGTGGACATCGTCTGGGTGGGTCATATTCACAATTACGAACGCACTTTTCCCATTCGAAATGGCAAAGTTGCGGATGGGAAAAAGGGTGTCATTTACATTCAAACCGGCGGCGGTGGCGCCGAATTGGAGCCGTACGCGCCCACGCGAAGCTGGTTCACGGCAAAATTGCTGAAAAATTGGCAGTATTGTTTGGTCACCATTCACGGCAATTCGTTGCGCATGATGGCTTACGACATTGACGGAAAGATGTACGATTTTTTGGAAATAAAAAAGTGA
- a CDS encoding 3-ketoacyl-CoA thiolase, which produces MNTLRRKIYMTGGYNTISLGTGRKEFHPKKPRPGIDHYILEAGRGTLEKIGGGEHVDEGAIGNFMASRYNKQGHLGAFFGAIDDTLLYKPVLRTEGACASGGLALVSGMRSVLSETADVVLALGVEVQNSVKAVYGADILAGAGWFHDRKTGHAHFFPGQFSNRAGAYFEKYGREKTRRAFARWYRNAIEHARLCPTAQEYHNTTEDLEALALTEPNPRTFVEYLNVFDCSKVSDGASAIAIVSEEGLKKLGIPKNQAVEVVGFANVVYDITRPPEDLTELGTMKRAVAQAIKNAGISVDEIGTVETHDCFTIAGILAMEAIGLAKPGEGADFVLEGNTARDGKIPFNTTGGLIGWGHPTGATGVHQAVTIWEQLTGNAGDAQIEISPDRPYGMSINMGGDDKTLVVIVYRRGE; this is translated from the coding sequence ATGAATACATTGCGCAGAAAAATTTATATGACTGGCGGATACAACACTATTTCTCTGGGCACGGGACGAAAAGAATTTCATCCCAAGAAACCGAGACCGGGAATAGATCATTATATTTTAGAAGCGGGCCGGGGCACGCTGGAAAAAATTGGCGGCGGCGAACATGTGGACGAAGGAGCTATCGGAAATTTCATGGCGTCCCGTTACAATAAACAGGGGCATCTGGGAGCCTTTTTCGGAGCAATTGATGATACGCTTTTGTACAAGCCTGTTTTGCGGACGGAAGGTGCATGCGCGTCCGGTGGATTAGCGCTTGTCTCGGGAATGCGATCCGTGCTGTCGGAAACTGCTGACGTTGTTTTAGCGCTTGGCGTGGAAGTGCAAAATTCGGTGAAAGCGGTTTACGGCGCCGATATTCTGGCAGGCGCCGGCTGGTTTCATGATCGGAAAACGGGTCATGCTCACTTTTTCCCGGGACAATTCAGCAACCGCGCCGGAGCTTATTTTGAAAAATACGGTCGGGAAAAAACACGGCGGGCATTTGCTCGCTGGTACCGCAACGCCATCGAACACGCGCGGCTGTGCCCCACAGCGCAGGAGTATCACAACACAACGGAGGATCTGGAAGCATTGGCTTTGACCGAGCCCAATCCCCGAACTTTTGTGGAATATCTGAATGTGTTTGACTGTTCCAAAGTGTCTGACGGTGCGTCTGCCATTGCCATTGTGTCCGAGGAAGGATTGAAAAAATTGGGCATTCCTAAAAATCAGGCTGTGGAAGTAGTTGGATTCGCCAATGTGGTTTACGACATTACCAGACCTCCGGAAGATTTGACGGAATTAGGAACGATGAAACGTGCTGTCGCTCAGGCGATAAAAAATGCAGGTATTTCAGTCGATGAAATTGGCACTGTGGAAACGCACGACTGCTTCACAATCGCCGGAATTTTAGCGATGGAAGCGATTGGTCTGGCAAAACCCGGCGAAGGGGCAGATTTTGTGCTCGAAGGGAATACTGCTCGCGACGGAAAAATTCCTTTCAACACCACAGGAGGACTCATCGGCTGGGGACACCCCACAGGCGCCACTGGTGTGCACCAGGCAGTAACTATCTGGGAACAATTAACCGGGAACGCCGGCGATGCACAAATTGAAATTTCCCCGGATCGACCTTATGGCATGTCCATTAACATGGGCGGCGATGATAAGACGTTGGTGGTGATTGTTTATCGGCGAGGGGAATGA